One Amorphoplanes digitatis genomic window carries:
- a CDS encoding LacI family DNA-binding transcriptional regulator, with the protein MVDQARSSHRPTLEAVATRAGVSRATASRVVNGSTAVDVDKRAAVLRAVDEIGYVPNLAARSLVTQRTDSYVLVLTESAGRSFSDDTYFPSLVHGVSQQMDEAGKELVLRMVNSPRSRDHIEQSVAGRHVDGVMVASTLGADPLTRRLVRMGVPVVVNGRPPDRFPVAHVDVANADGARLAVRRLVGAGRRRVATIAGAQDVAGGIDRLAGYRAEMAESGRPPIVAFGDFGRESGGAAMDRLLADEPRLDAVFVASDLMASGALRALRRAGRRVPEDVAVIGFDDTAVARCAEPPLTTVHQPILDIGRTMARQVLRMAGGEAVEPSIVLDTELVFRESA; encoded by the coding sequence ATGGTCGACCAGGCGCGGAGTTCGCACCGACCCACGCTGGAGGCGGTCGCCACCCGGGCCGGGGTGTCCCGGGCCACGGCCTCCCGGGTCGTCAACGGGTCGACGGCGGTCGACGTCGACAAGCGCGCCGCGGTGCTGCGCGCCGTCGACGAGATCGGTTACGTGCCCAATCTGGCGGCGCGCAGCCTGGTGACCCAGCGGACGGATTCGTACGTGCTGGTGCTCACCGAGTCGGCCGGCCGAAGCTTCTCCGACGACACCTACTTCCCGTCGCTCGTGCACGGGGTGAGCCAGCAGATGGACGAGGCCGGCAAGGAACTCGTGCTGCGGATGGTCAACTCGCCGCGGAGCCGGGACCACATCGAGCAGTCCGTCGCCGGCCGGCACGTGGACGGCGTCATGGTGGCGTCCACGCTCGGCGCCGACCCGCTGACCCGCAGGCTGGTCCGGATGGGGGTGCCGGTGGTGGTCAACGGACGCCCGCCGGACCGGTTCCCGGTGGCCCATGTCGACGTCGCGAACGCCGACGGCGCCCGGCTCGCGGTGCGCCGGCTGGTGGGCGCCGGCCGGCGCCGCGTCGCCACGATCGCCGGCGCGCAGGACGTCGCCGGCGGGATCGACCGGCTGGCGGGCTACCGGGCCGAGATGGCGGAGTCCGGGCGGCCGCCGATCGTGGCGTTCGGTGACTTCGGCCGGGAGTCGGGCGGCGCCGCGATGGACCGGCTGCTGGCGGACGAGCCGCGCCTCGACGCGGTCTTCGTCGCCTCCGACCTGATGGCCTCCGGTGCGCTGCGTGCGCTGCGCCGGGCCGGGCGGCGGGTGCCCGAGGACGTCGCGGTGATCGGGTTCGACGACACCGCCGTGGCCCGCTGCGCGGAGCCGCCGCTGACCACGGTCCACCAGCCCATCCTCGACATCGGCCGGACCATGGCCCGGCAGGTGCTGCGGATGGCCGGCGGCGAGGCGGTCGAGCCCTCGATCGTGCTCGACACCGAACTGGTGTTCCGCGAGTCGGCCTGA
- a CDS encoding glycosyltransferase family 2 protein, with amino-acid sequence MSTIDPPSRKATASARQAWRPLQRSTRLAIFGALLATLFYQIFLLNPQYRGPLWLWTAMLLAEGLTAMHAIGTWWTILAHDNRDEPVDVTVRRNRLRAGAEVPGIDVFITAYGEEPELVRTTLRAARDMTLEHRTWVLDDGDSDALRGICDDEGVGYLRRDGGLHAKAGNVNAALARTAGEYVVIFDADHVPEPNFLLQVLPHFEDPDVAFVQSPQAYTNQTNLVSTGTSEAQRIFYELVCPGKNHFNAAFCVGTNVMFRRAALDEIGGIATGSNSEDIWTSLELHRRGWRSIYVPQVLARGLAPVDVSSYFKQQLRWASGGFEVILRGRLFRRANGLTVDQRLQYLFVGTHYLLSLAMLTFMLLPSLYLLFALSPIRADGVTWATHYIPFQVMVLVVTWLQSGGFKGSAIVASIGAAPVHGRALWATLRRRPARWSVTNQAGGGTRSLWAVMPQLALLLLNVTGIVVGLAVMADPAPTWLSVAWATMIVLILGRMIVESVTGSDTGTAGVATAGTADVPAHATAH; translated from the coding sequence ATGTCGACAATTGATCCACCGTCCCGCAAGGCCACCGCGTCCGCGCGGCAGGCCTGGCGGCCGCTACAGCGCTCCACCCGCCTCGCCATCTTCGGGGCGCTGCTCGCGACGCTGTTCTATCAGATCTTCCTGCTGAACCCGCAGTACCGCGGGCCGCTCTGGCTGTGGACCGCGATGCTGCTGGCCGAGGGCCTGACCGCGATGCACGCCATCGGCACCTGGTGGACCATCCTGGCCCACGACAACCGCGACGAGCCGGTGGACGTGACGGTGCGGCGCAACCGGCTGCGCGCCGGCGCCGAGGTGCCGGGCATCGACGTGTTCATCACCGCGTACGGCGAGGAGCCCGAGTTGGTCCGGACGACGTTGCGGGCCGCCCGGGACATGACGCTGGAGCACCGGACCTGGGTCCTCGACGACGGCGACAGCGACGCCCTGCGCGGCATCTGCGACGACGAGGGCGTCGGCTATCTGCGCCGCGACGGCGGCCTGCACGCCAAGGCCGGCAACGTCAACGCGGCCCTGGCCCGCACCGCAGGCGAGTACGTGGTGATCTTCGACGCCGACCACGTGCCGGAGCCGAACTTCCTGCTCCAGGTCCTGCCGCACTTCGAGGACCCGGACGTGGCGTTCGTGCAGTCGCCGCAGGCGTACACCAACCAGACGAACCTCGTCTCCACCGGGACGTCGGAGGCGCAGCGCATCTTCTACGAGCTGGTGTGCCCCGGCAAGAACCACTTCAACGCCGCGTTCTGCGTCGGCACCAACGTGATGTTCCGGCGCGCCGCGCTGGACGAGATCGGCGGCATCGCCACCGGCAGCAACTCCGAGGACATCTGGACCTCGCTGGAGCTGCACCGGCGGGGCTGGAGATCCATCTACGTGCCGCAGGTGCTGGCCCGGGGGCTGGCGCCGGTGGACGTGTCGTCGTACTTCAAGCAGCAGCTGCGCTGGGCCAGCGGCGGGTTCGAGGTGATCCTGCGCGGCCGGCTGTTCCGGCGCGCCAACGGCCTGACCGTCGACCAGCGACTGCAATACCTCTTCGTCGGCACGCACTACCTGCTGTCGCTGGCGATGCTCACGTTCATGCTGCTGCCGTCGCTGTACCTGCTGTTCGCGCTGAGCCCGATCCGGGCCGACGGGGTGACCTGGGCGACGCACTACATCCCGTTCCAGGTGATGGTCCTGGTCGTCACCTGGCTCCAGTCCGGCGGCTTCAAGGGCTCGGCCATCGTGGCGAGCATCGGCGCCGCGCCGGTGCACGGCCGGGCACTCTGGGCGACGCTGCGCCGCCGGCCGGCGCGGTGGAGCGTCACCAACCAGGCCGGCGGCGGCACCCGGTCGCTCTGGGCCGTGATGCCGCAGCTCGCCCTGCTCCTGCTCAACGTGACCGGCATCGTCGTCGGCCTCGCCGTCATGGCCGACCCGGCACCGACCTGGTTGTCGGTCGCCTGGGCCACCATGATCGTCCTGATCCTGGGCCGGATGATCGTCGAGTCGGTCACCGGTAGCGACACCGGCACCGCCGGCGTCGCGACCGCCGGCACCGCGGACGTGCCCGCGCACGCGACGGCCCACTGA
- a CDS encoding phage holin family protein, with the protein MSTPNQYRSEHEAEPGQTSIGELIGEISDDLSKLFRQEVELAKVELKQEATKAGKAAGMLGAAGFAGCLAVLLLSFAVVFGLANVMDHGWAFLVVAVIWVIVGAVLFVTGRNKAKDVSPVPTRTVETLKEDAKWLKNPSG; encoded by the coding sequence ATGAGCACGCCGAACCAGTACCGATCGGAGCACGAGGCGGAGCCGGGACAGACCTCGATCGGCGAGCTCATCGGCGAGATCAGCGACGACCTGTCGAAGCTCTTCCGGCAGGAGGTCGAGCTGGCCAAGGTGGAGCTCAAGCAGGAGGCGACAAAGGCCGGCAAGGCCGCCGGGATGCTCGGTGCGGCCGGCTTCGCCGGCTGCCTGGCCGTGCTGCTGCTCAGCTTCGCCGTGGTGTTCGGCCTGGCGAATGTGATGGACCACGGCTGGGCGTTCCTCGTCGTCGCGGTGATCTGGGTGATCGTCGGCGCGGTCCTGTTCGTCACCGGCCGGAACAAGGCCAAGGACGTGTCGCCGGTGCCGACCCGGACCGTCGAGACTCTCAAGGAGGATGCGAAATGGCTCAAGAACCCGAGCGGATGA
- a CDS encoding SRPBCC family protein produces MATVTRTVRAPAERVYAILADGWTYSDWVVGTAHIRHVDAAWPEPGSRLHHKVGPWPLSIKDGSTVTALDPGRMLALRAGLWPLGEAAVRITLEPGGRGQTRVTMYEDFQAGPLRWVRNKINDLVLHRRNVEALRRLAELAEHSRS; encoded by the coding sequence ATGGCGACGGTGACCCGTACGGTGCGCGCTCCGGCCGAGCGGGTCTACGCGATCCTCGCCGACGGCTGGACCTACAGCGACTGGGTCGTGGGCACCGCGCACATCCGCCACGTCGACGCCGCCTGGCCCGAGCCCGGCTCGCGGCTGCACCACAAGGTCGGGCCGTGGCCGCTCTCGATCAAGGACGGGTCGACCGTCACCGCGCTGGACCCGGGACGGATGCTCGCGCTGCGCGCCGGGCTCTGGCCACTCGGTGAGGCCGCCGTCCGCATCACGCTCGAGCCGGGCGGCCGGGGCCAGACGCGGGTGACCATGTACGAGGACTTCCAGGCCGGTCCGCTGCGCTGGGTCCGAAACAAGATCAACGATCTCGTTCTGCACCGGCGCAACGTCGAGGCCCTGCGCCGGCTGGCCGAGCTTGCCGAGCACTCCCGGTCCTGA
- a CDS encoding HlyD family efflux transporter periplasmic adaptor subunit, producing the protein MTSVIEHDRLEESARPADEAHPVEPARRTVRSRIPAVRTFLVTVLLLAAAGAGGAYVLTHRLAESAFVTLNDAVLTADALPVGSTGPGVVTEILVADQTRVAAGQPLARVRLAPDPAATSRQPRVETLRAPVPGTVSKVDIAAGGVTGAGLPVITLYDHTKLSFDVKATEDELRELRLGMAAKISGPGLDRPVPVTVDHVEARIGADPLSDAPLTEEQRAVYERLTVVLVPRTDTVDTVSTLVPGLRFTAEIDTKTAAGRTPAVNGAG; encoded by the coding sequence ATGACCAGTGTGATCGAACACGACCGTCTCGAAGAATCCGCGCGGCCGGCCGACGAGGCGCACCCGGTCGAACCGGCACGGCGCACCGTCAGGTCGCGGATCCCCGCGGTCCGGACGTTCCTCGTCACCGTTCTGCTGCTGGCCGCCGCGGGCGCCGGTGGCGCGTACGTACTCACCCATCGGCTCGCCGAGAGCGCCTTCGTGACCCTCAACGACGCGGTCCTGACCGCGGACGCGCTCCCGGTCGGCTCCACCGGCCCGGGGGTGGTGACCGAGATCCTGGTCGCTGATCAGACCCGGGTCGCCGCGGGGCAGCCGCTCGCCCGGGTGCGCCTGGCCCCGGATCCGGCGGCGACCTCGCGGCAGCCGCGGGTGGAGACCCTGCGCGCGCCCGTACCCGGAACGGTGTCCAAGGTGGACATCGCGGCGGGCGGCGTGACCGGCGCGGGCCTGCCCGTCATCACCCTGTACGACCACACCAAGCTCAGCTTCGACGTCAAGGCGACCGAGGACGAGCTCCGCGAGCTGCGCCTCGGCATGGCGGCGAAGATCAGCGGCCCGGGCCTGGACCGCCCGGTGCCGGTCACCGTCGACCACGTGGAGGCCCGGATCGGCGCCGACCCGCTGTCCGACGCGCCGCTCACCGAGGAGCAGCGGGCGGTGTACGAACGGCTCACCGTCGTGCTGGTTCCGCGTACCGACACCGTCGACACGGTGAGCACGCTCGTGCCGGGGCTGCGCTTCACGGCCGAGATCGACACCAAGACCGCGGCGGGCCGTACCCCCGCGGTGAACGGAGCGGGATGA
- a CDS encoding DUF3618 domain-containing protein — protein sequence MAQEPERMREQIESTRAELTRDVDRLADRTSPRRVAKRRWSAVKEKVMGTPGYGGGATGTVKDKASRLGDKAGDAAHGAVDSVKAAPHQVAQQARGNPIAAGVIAFGVGLLAASLIPPTELEKHAGQQIKENTGDLTDKVRETAMEMKDDLSGPVQEAVGQVKETAKDAASTTRDEAKSSAQDAADEAKHAARQTR from the coding sequence ATGGCTCAAGAACCCGAGCGGATGAGGGAACAGATCGAGAGCACCCGGGCCGAGTTGACCCGCGACGTGGATCGGCTGGCCGACAGGACCAGCCCCAGGCGGGTCGCCAAGCGCCGGTGGTCCGCGGTGAAGGAGAAGGTCATGGGTACTCCGGGCTACGGCGGCGGCGCGACCGGCACCGTCAAGGACAAGGCGTCGCGGCTCGGCGACAAGGCCGGCGACGCCGCGCACGGCGCCGTGGACTCGGTGAAGGCGGCACCGCACCAGGTGGCGCAGCAGGCGCGGGGCAACCCGATCGCGGCGGGTGTCATCGCGTTCGGCGTCGGCCTGCTGGCCGCGTCCCTGATCCCGCCGACGGAGCTCGAGAAGCACGCGGGACAGCAGATCAAGGAGAACACCGGTGACCTGACCGACAAGGTCAGGGAGACGGCGATGGAGATGAAGGACGACCTCTCGGGTCCGGTCCAGGAAGCCGTCGGGCAGGTGAAGGAGACGGCCAAGGATGCCGCATCGACCACCCGTGACGAGGCGAAGTCGTCCGCACAGGACGCGGCGGACGAGGCGAAGCACGCCGCGCGCCAGACCCGCTGA